The DNA region GATCACACACCAGATAATATAGATGGTGCAGAACCTGGTAGAATGTTAATTGTTAATGCAGATTACGATCCAGGTATTTTTTATCAAGCAACTATTAATGGTGTAACTCCAGGAGTAGAAGTAACCTATGGATTTTCTGTAATAAATTTAATGAGAACAGATCATCCAAATATTGCTAATAAGAAAAAACCACAAGTAGCAATTGCTGTTTACGATCCAAATGGATCATTAATAGCATTAGAATCTTCAGGGTTAATAGAGCCTACAGATGCTTCTAATCCTGCAGGAGATTGGATAACTTTAGAAACTACTTTTGTATCTACATCATCACAATTTACTATTCAGTTAATTAATGATCAAGATGGTGGAGACGGGAATGACCTTGCAATAGATGATATTTATGTAAAACAAATCTTATGTGATTTAGATGGCGATGGTGTGCCAGATAGCGTAGATTTAGATAACGATAATGATGGAATACCAAATATCGTAGAACTTGGCTTATCAGATGGAGACAAAGACGCTACATTATTTGGAGATGGTTGGGTAGATGCAAACGGAAATGGAGTACACGATGCTTACGAAGGTGGCGCAACGCAAATAGATACAGATGGCGATGGAATTCCTAATTTTATGGACTTAGATTCTGATAACGACGGAATTTTTGATGCAGTAGAGTTTGACGGTTTTGGAGATATAGATGTAAATGGTGATGGCGTTGGAGAAGGAGACGATTCTTATTCTGGTGTAAGTAATGACACTTCAGATGGTGATGGATTACTAGCAATAGTTGATACTAATGATGATGATGCAGACGAGTTTGATCATGGTAATTCTGGTTATCCAGATGCATTAGATACAGACGGTGATAACATACCGGATTATTTAGATGTAGATAGTAATAACGATGGTGTAAATGATATAGAAATGTTTGTTTATTCTCATTTAGATACTAATAATGATGGACAAATAGATGGTGTGGCAGATGCTGATAATGATGGACTTTTAGATGTTTTTGATACAAACGATAATGGATATGGATCACCTAGAGATTTAGATAACTCTTACGCTTTATATTTTGATGGACGTAATGACTATGTAGAAGAAGATGCAGTTATTAATAATTGGACAAGTGCATCGTTAATGGCTTGGATAAAAATAGAACCTTCATCTGTTGGTAAAAGAGTAATTGTAGGACAAGATAACTTTAGATTAGAAGTAGAATCTAATGGTAATATAAGTACAAAAGTTAATGCAAATACTTACAATTCTGGAGTTTCGGTAGAATCTGATATTTGGGTTCATGTTGCTGCAATTTACGATGGTTTAAATGGAAATCTTTCAATTTTAATTAATGGAGAAGTTGTAAATGAAAACACAAGTGTAATAGGTAATTTGTTAAACGACACTTCAAGTTTTACAATTGGTAGAGCTTCTAATACAGATAGTAATTATTTTAAAGGTGAAATTGATGAGGTAAGATTATTTAATGAAGCTGTTACCGTAGATCAATTACAAAAAATGGTTTATCAAGAATTAGATGAAAATCAAGGCTTTAATTCAGGTAAAATTATACCTAAAGAAATTTCGGCTACTTTTAATTCTTCATTAATTCGTTATTATAAAATGGATGCTTATAAAGATGATATTTTAGATAACAAAGTTACTATTGCGATAGATCAATTTGTTGGTGCAAAAATGTATAATATTAAAGATATTTACTTACAAACAGCACCATTACCATATCAAACTAGACAAGCAGGAGAATGGACAATGTCAAATACGTGGTTACATGGAAATGTTTGGGATATTACAACGAATAATCAAATAAAAGATTGGAGTATTGTTTCGATAAAAAATAATGTAATTACTGCAAATTCAGTAACAAATTTAGGGTTGTTTATCGATAATAATAAAACACTTACTGTTAGCGGAGATAATCAAATTAACAACACGTGGTATTTAGAGTTAAATGGGACATTAGATTTACAAAACGATTCACAATTAGTTCAAGGATTAACAAGTGATTTAGTAACATCAGCAACAGGAAAAATATTGCGACGTCAAGAAGGACAAAGTAATGTGTACAGATATAATTATTGGAGTTCTCCAGTTGGAGCGCCAACAGCAACTACATTAATAGATGAAAACACATCAACAAATAATCCAAACAATACAGCCTTTACATTAAATACATTAAAAGATGCAAACGGAAACTTAGTGTCTTTTACAAATGGTTACCATCAAGACGGAAGCATAAGTACATATTGGTTATATACCTATCAAAACGCTACAAGTTATTGGAATTGGCAAGGTTTTGATCAAAACACACCAATAACAACAGGATTAGGATACACGCAAAAAGGTGGAGGAACTTTAGATTCTTATATATTTGAAGGAAAGCCAAACAACGGAACCATCCAATTATCAGCAAATGATGTAGGCGGAGCAGGATCAGATGCAGGAAGTACAAAGACCGAATATTTAGTAGGAAATCCATATGCATCTGCAATAGATGCTCATCAATTTATAGACGATAATGCAGGCGTTATATCAGGATCATTGTATTTATGGGAACAATGGGCAGGCGATTCACATGTGTTAGCCGAGTATCAAGGAGGATATGCGACTTTAAATAAATTAGGTAAAGTAAGAGCTTATCAATTTATAGGAATAGATAATAATGCAGTAGGATCACAAGGAGGAATAAAAACACCAACAAGATACATACCAGTAGCACAAAGTTTTATGGTAGAAGTTACAGGAACAGGCGCTATAGAGTTTAATAATGGACAACGTATATTTAAAACCGAAGCAGCAGGCGAGTCAGTATTTTTTAGACAAAACAATACAGCAGTAACAAGTGCAGCGCCAGAAGTAGCGTTTCAAAAAATAAAATTAGAGTTTACCAATACCAATGGATTAGGTAGAGAGATTGTTTTAGGATTTAGTGATCAAACTTCAGATGCATTTGATTATGGTTATGATGCTATAGCGACAGAGACTTTTGTTAATGATTTAACAATGCCATTAGATAACCAACAATCAAACATACAAGCCTTTTCACCAATCACATCAGATAAGGTGATAGACTTAAACTTTAAATCAGACGGAAACAGTACTTACACAATAAAAGCAACAAGTTTTGATAATATACCAATGGATCAATCAGTTTATTTATTGGATAATTTAAATGGGACTTATCACGATTTAAAATCAGGTTTAGATTATAATTTCACATCTGTAGCAGGAACTTTTAACGATCGTTTTGATGTTGTATTTCAAACCAATCAAACATTATCTACAGAAGATGTAGAATTGGATCAAATAACATTGTATTATAATACAACACAACAATCGTTATATGTAAAAGAGTTAAAAGAAGAAGTAAAAACATTAGTTATATACAACACGTTAGGACAAGTGATGTATAAAAATAGTAGTGTAACAACACATCAATTAGCTAATGGATTAGCTATAAATGGTATAAGTACAGGTGTTTATATTGTATCAATTCAATTAAATAATAATACAAGTATAGACAAAAAGATAATAGTTAAATAAGCAATAACAGTTATCAAATAATAAAAAAGCCTCTAACATTTAGAGGCTTTTTTTGTAATGTTATATAACTCAGTAGAATATGTATTCGGTTTTGATAAGAAAATGCTTATTATTTAGATAGATTTTAAATAAAAAGTGTCTTTAAGCGTTTTTTTGTATCGTTTTATCGATTAAATTGAAAAATG from Mesoflavibacter profundi includes:
- a CDS encoding LamG-like jellyroll fold domain-containing protein encodes the protein MKLTLHLSIAKYAKLLTLLILLLGCNVIVAQVEIASQRFNNGNPNYQYTVADKDEVFAPSSQTITTHVGTDNWDYTASTSEGIIRVVNTDITNPASDLYCLELKNYWNDEPTIEFVEKNITNYVNVTFSIAYQSLGDPDNNEDLVLEYSYLDGGNWVDTTVILVEGENPIDVFGYQVEPDIRMFNTNFPTPNPFVVSIPDTATAFRATISSDFKNGANGNDNYYIDDVILSGDPTTAAPIANCQGDFSISLDQNDTATITAADIDNGSSVSVGTMTLSIDKSEFTCDDLGPNVITLTVDDGTQTSTCTTTVTVNSYNGPLIAPNLPSVSAYCSYDAPTPADISYQCNTITPTTTDATSFNSPGNYTITWLYYDSVSGNSDTSVQSITINSLTAPNNVTVSNIGPDTATITWDQQTGVDSYEVLYKKDGLINWQSVVTTDNTVILTGLDQLTDYNFQINANCGSSTISTSIDNFTTLGHSYCTPSVGNNSNRVYVRTVNVGTINNTEGREPGGYDDNTHLSTVLYKNESHPFNITFWNRNYYNIGHAIWIDFNGDGDFEDAGEMVWNNNGNLSNVGQFQAHNPSIFIPSFAVTGLTRMRVAVRQNGVPDNPCNDDNWNGSRGEFEDYTLDLQIRPDSPQEIDVTGNGTLIVDGAGVAELDPNNNTDFGEYDVYEVPMVKTYKITNNGADPLTLTGNPLVTFINNTGDFTITQPSISYLAIGESTTFTITFDPVTVGTKTATVRILNDDVDYGETEEDYTFLIQGEAVKTFPDTDGDGVPDNVDLDDDNDGILDSTEDNTCKTYSYATQVETIFLNETFGTGYDRATISEVNAGASTTYCFEDGTATCGGSNNLNDGSYTLYYQTSNGDGINQTPYGDVASWADSDWYVGLDHTPDNIDGAEPGRMLIVNADYDPGIFYQATINGVTPGVEVTYGFSVINLMRTDHPNIANKKKPQVAIAVYDPNGSLIALESSGLIEPTDASNPAGDWITLETTFVSTSSQFTIQLINDQDGGDGNDLAIDDIYVKQILCDLDGDGVPDSVDLDNDNDGIPNIVELGLSDGDKDATLFGDGWVDANGNGVHDAYEGGATQIDTDGDGIPNFMDLDSDNDGIFDAVEFDGFGDIDVNGDGVGEGDDSYSGVSNDTSDGDGLLAIVDTNDDDADEFDHGNSGYPDALDTDGDNIPDYLDVDSNNDGVNDIEMFVYSHLDTNNDGQIDGVADADNDGLLDVFDTNDNGYGSPRDLDNSYALYFDGRNDYVEEDAVINNWTSASLMAWIKIEPSSVGKRVIVGQDNFRLEVESNGNISTKVNANTYNSGVSVESDIWVHVAAIYDGLNGNLSILINGEVVNENTSVIGNLLNDTSSFTIGRASNTDSNYFKGEIDEVRLFNEAVTVDQLQKMVYQELDENQGFNSGKIIPKEISATFNSSLIRYYKMDAYKDDILDNKVTIAIDQFVGAKMYNIKDIYLQTAPLPYQTRQAGEWTMSNTWLHGNVWDITTNNQIKDWSIVSIKNNVITANSVTNLGLFIDNNKTLTVSGDNQINNTWYLELNGTLDLQNDSQLVQGLTSDLVTSATGKILRRQEGQSNVYRYNYWSSPVGAPTATTLIDENTSTNNPNNTAFTLNTLKDANGNLVSFTNGYHQDGSISTYWLYTYQNATSYWNWQGFDQNTPITTGLGYTQKGGGTLDSYIFEGKPNNGTIQLSANDVGGAGSDAGSTKTEYLVGNPYASAIDAHQFIDDNAGVISGSLYLWEQWAGDSHVLAEYQGGYATLNKLGKVRAYQFIGIDNNAVGSQGGIKTPTRYIPVAQSFMVEVTGTGAIEFNNGQRIFKTEAAGESVFFRQNNTAVTSAAPEVAFQKIKLEFTNTNGLGREIVLGFSDQTSDAFDYGYDAIATETFVNDLTMPLDNQQSNIQAFSPITSDKVIDLNFKSDGNSTYTIKATSFDNIPMDQSVYLLDNLNGTYHDLKSGLDYNFTSVAGTFNDRFDVVFQTNQTLSTEDVELDQITLYYNTTQQSLYVKELKEEVKTLVIYNTLGQVMYKNSSVTTHQLANGLAINGISTGVYIVSIQLNNNTSIDKKIIVK